In the Lates calcarifer isolate ASB-BC8 linkage group LG24, TLL_Latcal_v3, whole genome shotgun sequence genome, one interval contains:
- the mrc1a gene encoding LOW QUALITY PROTEIN: macrophage mannose receptor 1 (The sequence of the model RefSeq protein was modified relative to this genomic sequence to represent the inferred CDS: inserted 1 base in 1 codon; deleted 2 bases in 2 codons), producing the protein MLPCSNLAVILCLLQVLCITADIDSGSFLIFNENHNKCVKVESATSITVAPCDPHAKQQQFRWASESRLLSLSLKLCLGATEVKDWVKVLLFECDESSILQHWQCKNETLFGLKDQDLHLNWGNRNERNLMIYKGSGLWSRWRIFGTLGDLCSKGYQEIFTIGGNAFGGPCQFPFKFGEKWYAECTKDGRSDGQLWCATERDYGESKKWGFCPTQASSGWDTDPVTGVQYQRNVQSVLTWHQARKSCQQQGADLLSIVELHEQSYISGLTNILGTSLWIGLNSLDFESGWQWSNGNPFRYLNWAPGHPSSEPGLTCATLNAAKASKWESSACTKKLGYICRKGNSTSLPPPSSKDQPSFCPXHWVPYAGNCYYLERNKKMWRDALAACHKEGGDLASIHNIEEQSFIISQSGYLPTDVLWIGLNDQRNQMLFEWSDHSHVTFTQWQTDEPSHATNLQEDCVLIRGKDGKWADHMCEKTYGYICKKKASIKPAEGTQEEVNPGCKLGSVRFGSHCYNIGAETKTFDKAKQACSEAGAHLVDVADRYENAFLVSLVGLRPEKYFWTGLSNTEDRNTFQWTTKRKVSFTHFNVGMPDRKQGCVAMTTGIFAGLWDVVSCSNKEKYICKKTAEGVQMTTVPPTTPALSCASGWTPAAKRNVCYKVYQKTKDLKKTWHEAQDFCKAIGGDLMSIHSMKDLSNAPFHASEATWIGFSSLGTSTGFVWSDGSATSFENWGFGEPNNHNDNEHCAEVQFYYGRHWNDRHCEAYNDWICQIRKGVTPKPEPVVVATVYNTTEDGWLIYNDTQYYINNDNLPMEAARAYCKKNFGELAVITAESERKFLWKQIAKGSEGQYYIGMVVNLDKSFSWLDGTPVSYTAWEHNEPNFANNDENCVTIYKNMGYWNDINCGMELPSICKRSTNFVNTTMAPTTVPKGGCAPEWLSFQGKCYKIVVGNDNKNWQDARTYCINQGGNLVSIVTEREQAFLTTQMLRYNEDFWIGMNDVNWEMHFVWTDGKGISYTNWAKGHPTSVPDGRYSFMDEMFDCVIMVGSITKLTGLWKVEDCHAKKGFICKRNIDSQIVVPPTTVLPKAFYKLGNDSYKLVAQKMRWDEARRQCQADDADLASILNPITQAYIALQISKYNEPVWIGLNSNLTGGRYKWVDNWLLSFTEWGTDEPKNNYGCVYIDVDKTWKTAPCTNTYYSLCKRSPVIAPTEPPQLPGNCPEPKKRKTWIPFRGHCYSFLSSVVDNWAHASVECLKMGASLVSIQDPQEGLFIQQNLELLQDGAKTFWIGLYKTHEGEWMWIDNSVVDYTNWKTGMPKSESCVDINSDSGQWSTNSCSRYRSYICKTPKVIAPTEKPPSVAHVVEEASHGSAGITVAIVLVVIAIVGLGAFLLFRKRIPTPVLGECTFDNRLYFNNPIRAPVDTKGLVANIEQNEQA; encoded by the exons ATGTTGCCCTGTTCAAATTTAGCTGTGATCCTCTGTCTCCTGCAAGTCCTCTGCATTACTGCTGATATAG ACAGCGGCTCCTTCCTGATCTTCAATGAGAACCACAACAAGTGTGTCAAGGTGGAGAGTGCCACCTCAATAACCGTGGCCCCTTGTGATCCTCAtgccaaacagcagcagtttcgTTGGGCTTCCGAGTCGCGCCTCCTCAGCCTTTCCCTCAAGCTTTGTCTGGGGGCCACCGAGGTAAAAGACTGGGTGAAGGTGCTCCTCTTCGAATGTGATGAGAGCAGCATCCTCCAGCACTGGCAGTGCAAGAATGAGACTCTCTTTGGCCTAAAAGACCAGGACCTGCACTTAAACTGGGGCAACCGCAATGAGAGGAACCTAATGATCTACAAAGGCTCAGGGCTCTGGAGTCGCTGGAGGATATTTGGCACTCTGGGTGACCTTTGTTCAAAGGGGTATCAAG AGATTTTCACAATAGGGGGCAATGCATTTGGAGGCCCCTGTCAGTTCCCTTTTAAGTTTGGGGAGAAGTGGTACGCCGAATGCACAAAGGACGGTCGATCAGACGGACAGCTGTGGTGTGCCACGGAGAGAGATTACGGTGAAAGCAAGAAGTGGGGCttctgtcccacccaag CATCCTCAGGTTGGGACACTGACCCAGTCACAGGCGTTCAATATCAGAGGAACGTACAGTCAGTGTTGACCTGGCATCAGGCCAGAAAGAGCTGCCAGCAGCAGGGAGCTGACCTCCTCAGCATTGTAGAGCTACATGAGCAGTCATATATTTCAG GGTTGACAAATATTTTGGGAACATCTCTGTGGATTGGACTGAACAGCTTGGATTTTGAAAGTGGATGGCAGTGGAGCAATGGAAACCCATTTAGATATTTAAACTGGGCTCCAG gtcaTCCATCATCAGAGCCTGGGCTTACCTGTGCAACCCTAAATGCTGCAAAAGCCTCAAAATGGGAGAGCAGCGCTTGCACCAAAAAACTTGGTTACATTTGTCGCAAAGGGAACTCTaccagtctgcccccaccatCAA GCAAAGACCAGCCCAGTTTCTGTC GTCACTGGGTTCCTTATGCAGGTAACTGTTACTACCTGGAGAGGAATAAAAAGATGTGGAGGGATGCTTTGGCAGCGTGCCACAAAGAGGGAGGAGATCTGGCCAGCATACACAATATAGAGGAGCAGAGCTTCATCATATCTCAATCTGGATATT TGCCGACAGATGTGCTCTGGATCGGTCTCAACGATCAGAGGAATCAGATGCTATTTGAATGGTCTGATCACTCCCATGTTACCTTCACCCAGTGGCAAACTGATGAGCCGTCTCATGCCACCAACCTCCAAGAAGACTGTGTCCTCATCAGAGGAAAG GATGGGAAGTGGGCCGATCACATGTGTGAGAAGACGTACGGGTATATCTGTAAGAAGAAGGCCTCCATTAAACCAGCTGAAGGCACCCAAGAGGAAGTTAACCCTGGATGCAAACTA ggCTCAGTCAGGTTTGGTTCACACTGTTACAACATCGGAGCTGAGACAAAAACGTTTGATAAGGCAAAGCAGGCATGCTCAGAGGCGGGTGCTCACCTGGTGGACGTGGCTGACAG ATATGAGAATGCTTTCTTGGTTAGTTTGGTGGGTTTAAGACCAGAGAAGTATTTCTGGACTggactgtccaacacagaggacagaaacacTTTCCAGTGGACCACCAAAAGAAAGGTCTCCTTCACTCATTTCAATGTGGGAATGCCAG acagaaaacaaggatGTGTTGCCATGACGACGGGGATTTTTGCCGGATTATGGGATGTTGTCAGCTGCAGCAACAAGGAGAAATATATCTGCAAGAAAACAGCGGAGGGTGTTCAGATGACGACAGTTCCACCCACCACCCCGGCCCTGAGCTGTGCATCTGGGTGGACCCCTGCTGCCAAAAGAAACGTCTGCTACAAA GTTTACCAAAAAACAAAGGACCTTAAGAAGACTTGGCATGAAGCACAGGACTTTTGTAAGGCCATTGGTGGGGACCTGATGAGCATCCACAGTATGAAGGACCTAAGCAATGCTCC GTTTCATGCCTCTGAAGCAACTTGGATTGGCTTCAGCTCCCTGGGTACCAGCACAGGTTTTGTGTGGTCTGATGGGTCTGCT ACCAGCTTTGAGAACTGGGGCTTTGGGGAACCAAACAACCACAATGACAACGAACACTGTGCAGAAGTCCAGTTTTACTATGGACGGCACTGGAACGATCGCCACTGTGAGGCTTACAATGACTGGATCTGCCAAATACGCAAAG gtGTGACTCCCAAACCTGAGCCTGTCGTAGTAGCAACAG TATACAACACCACAGAGGATGGCTGGCTCATATACAATGACACACAGTATTACATCAACAATGATAACCTCCCTATGGAAGCTGCCAGAGCTTACTGCAAGAAAAACTTTGGTGAACTTGCCGTCATcacagcagagagtgagaggaagttCCTCTGGAAACAG ATAGCGAAAGGCAGTGAAGGACAGTACTACATTGGCATGGTAGTGAATTTGGATAAGTCATTTAG CTGGCTGGATGGCACCCCTGTGAGTTACACTGCATGGGAGCACAATGAACCCAACTTTGCTAACAATGATGAAAACTGTGTGACCATATACAAGAACATGG GATACTGGAATGATATTAACTGCGGTATGGAGCTCCCCTCTATTTGCAAAAGAAGCACTAATTTTGTCAATACAACAATGGCCCCCACCACTGTTCCTAAGGGAGGATGTGCACCAGAGTGGTTATCTTTCCAAGGAAAG TGCTACAAAATTGTTGTGGGGAATGACAATAAGAACTGGCAGGACGCCAGGACGTACTGCATAAACCAGGGAGGAAATCTGGTTTCCATcgtcacagagagagaacaag cTTTCCTAACAACACAGATGCTGAGATACAATGAGGATTTTTGGATTGGTATGAATGATGTCAACTGGGAGATGCACTTTGTGTGGACAGATGGCAAAGGCATTTCATACACGAACTGGGCCAAAGGGCACCCAACATCAGTGCCTGATGGACGTTATTCATTTATGGATGAG atgtttgactgCGTGATTATGGTGGGCAGCATCACTAAACTGACAGGACTCTGGAAAGTGGAAGACTGTCACGCTAAAAAAGGCTTCATCTGTAAAAGAAACATCG ACTCTCAGATTGTAGTCCCACCCACCACTGTGTTACCAAAGGCTTTCTACAAGCTCGGTAATGATTCCTACAAACTGGTGGCACAGAAGATGAGGTGGGATGAGGCGAGGAGGCAGTGTCAAGCAGATGATGCAGATCTGGCCAGTATCCTGAACCCCATAACCCAGGCATACATCGCCTTGCAGATCTCCAAGTACAAT GAGCCTGTGTGGATTGGCCTCAACAGCAATCTG ACTGGCGGTCGCTACAAGTGGGTCGATAACTGGCTACTGTCTTTCACCGAA TGGGGCACAGATGAGCCTAAAAACAACTATGGCTGCGTGTATATAGATGTGGACAAAACATGGAAGACTGCACCATGTACTAACACCTACTATTCCCTTTGCAAGAGGTCACCAG TCATAGCTCCCACTGAGCCTCCGCAGCTTCCTGGCAACTGTCCAGAACCAAAGAAGCGAAAAACCTGGATACCTTTCAGAGGCCATTGCTATTCCTTCCTCAGCTCAGTTGTGGACAACTGGGCCCATGCCTCGGTGGAGTGCCTGAAAATGG GTGCATCTCTGGTGAGTATTCAGGACCCTCAGGAGGGTCTGTTCATACAGCAGAACCTGGAGCTTCTGCAGGATGGTGCCAAAACCTTCTGGATCGGCCTGTACAAGACCCATGAGG GTGAGTGGATGTGGATCGATAACAGTGTTGTGGACTATACCAACTGGAAAACGGGGATGCCCAAGTCAGAATCATGTGTGGACATCAATTCTGACAGTGGACAGTGGAgtacaaacagctgcagcagataTAGATCTTACATCTGCAAAACACCCAAAG tGATTGCACCTACAGAAAAGCCTCCATCTGTTG CCCACGTTGTTGAGGAAGCTTCACATGGATCCGCTGGCATCACTGTGGCTATAGTACTAGTTGTAATTGCCATAGTTGGACTTGGTGCCTTCCTCCTCTTCCGTAAACGGATACCCACCCCTGTCTTGGGAGAATGCACGTTTGACAACAGGTTATATTTCAACAATCCGATCCGAGCCCCTGTAGACACCAAGGGTCTGGTGGCCAACATAGAGCAAAATGAACAAGCATAG
- the hacd1 gene encoding very-long-chain (3R)-3-hydroxyacyl-CoA dehydratase 1, which yields MASSEEDGTVEEKENNNKKRTKSALATAWLTFYNIAMTAGWLVLAMAMMRFYIQKGTHKGLYRSIARTLKFFQTFALVEVGHCAIGIVRTSVIVTGVQVCSRIFMVWFITNSIRQIQNEESVILFLVVWTVTEITRYSYYTFNLLHHLPYFIKWARYNLFIVLYPLGVIGELMTIYAALPFVRRSGMYSMRLPNKYNVSFDYYYCLIIVMLSYIPLFPQLYFHMLRQRRRVLHGEVIVEKDD from the exons ATGGCGTCCAGCGAGGAGGACGGCACGGTtgaggagaaggaaaacaacaacaagaagagaACGAAAAGCGCCCTCGCTACCGCATGGCTCACTTTCTACAACATCGCCATGACCGCCGG GTGGCTGGTTTTGGCCATGGCAATGATGCGCTTCTACATCCAAAAAGGCACACACAAGGGTCTGTACAGAAGTATAGCAAGGACACTCAAGTTTTTCCAGACCTTTGCGCTAGTTGAG GTGGGACATTGTGCCATCG GAATCGTGAGGACTTCTGTGATTGTAACCGGGGTTCAAGTGTGTTCACGGATTTTCATGGTTTGGTTCATCACCAACAGCATCAGACAG ATCCAGAATGAAGAAAGCGTAATCCTGTTCCTGGTTGTGTGGACGGTGACAGAGATTACCAGATATTCCTACTACACATTCAACCTGCTCCACCATCTGCCGTACTTCATCAAATGGGCCAG ATACAACCTCTTCATTGTCTTGTACCCCCTGGGAGTCATTGGCGAACTGATGACCATTTATGCTGCTCTGCCGTTCGTGCGTCGATCTGGAATGTACTCCATGAGGCTTCCTAACAAGTATAACGTGTCGTTCGACTACTACTACTGCCTCATCATCGTCATGCTGTCCTACATCCCAC tGTTTCCTCAGCTCTACTTCCACATGCTGCGGCAGAGGAGAAGGGTGCTTCACGGAGAGGTCATAGTGGAGAAGGACGACTAG